A DNA window from Porphyromonas gingivalis ATCC 33277 contains the following coding sequences:
- the traN gene encoding conjugative transposon protein TraN, producing the protein MKSILLACALIGCITTAQAQQADTLSSPSKGDYFEGLTRPLTFNRMIPPYALEVTFSKTVHIIFPAAIRYVDLGSADLLAAKADGAENVLRVKAALRDFSRESNLAVITEDGAYYTFNVKYADEPVKLSIEMADFIRDGEAVNRPNNAMDIYLKELGNESPLLVRLIMQSIHQNNRREIKHIGSKRFGIQFTLKGIYTHNGLLYFHTQLKNASHVPFDVDYITFKIIDKKVVKRTAVQEQVIAPLRAYNHLMCAGGKRTERTVFTLPKFTIPDDKHLVVELHEKDGGRHQSFTVENTDLVRARVISELKVK; encoded by the coding sequence ATGAAATCAATTCTTTTGGCATGCGCTCTTATCGGGTGCATCACAACGGCGCAAGCACAGCAAGCCGACACGCTCTCTTCTCCTTCCAAAGGAGATTATTTTGAAGGGCTGACACGCCCGCTCACCTTTAACCGCATGATACCGCCGTATGCGCTGGAGGTTACGTTCTCCAAAACCGTGCATATCATCTTCCCGGCAGCGATTCGCTACGTGGATTTGGGTTCCGCCGACCTGTTGGCCGCCAAAGCCGACGGGGCGGAAAACGTACTGCGGGTGAAGGCCGCGCTTCGGGATTTCTCCCGTGAGAGTAATCTGGCGGTGATTACCGAAGATGGAGCCTATTACACGTTCAACGTGAAGTATGCCGACGAACCGGTCAAGTTAAGCATCGAGATGGCCGACTTTATCCGCGATGGCGAAGCGGTGAACCGCCCGAACAATGCGATGGATATTTACCTGAAAGAGTTAGGGAACGAGTCGCCCCTGCTCGTCAGGCTGATTATGCAATCCATCCATCAAAACAACAGGCGTGAGATAAAACATATCGGGAGTAAACGCTTCGGCATCCAATTTACGTTGAAAGGGATTTACACGCACAACGGATTGCTCTATTTCCATACACAACTGAAAAACGCTTCCCATGTGCCATTCGACGTAGATTACATCACGTTCAAAATCATCGATAAAAAGGTAGTCAAGCGCACCGCTGTTCAGGAACAGGTCATTGCCCCGCTCAGAGCGTATAACCATCTGATGTGTGCCGGAGGAAAGAGAACGGAGCGAACCGTTTTTACGCTGCCGAAGTTTACCATTCCCGACGATAAGCATCTTGTGGTCGAGTTGCACGAAAAAGACGGTGGACGCCATCAGTCGTTCACCGTAGAGAATACCGATCTTGTGAGAGCCCGTGTAATCAGTGAACTAAAAGTGAAGTGA
- a CDS encoding DUF3872 domain-containing protein, which produces MKRKVLNAIWVTELLALAMFCLSACNHELDIQQAYPFTVETMPVQKNIIKGQTVEIRCTLKRQGKFANTRYSIRYFQPDGKGRLKMDDGTVFKPNERYPLTKEKFRLYYTSRTTGQQVIDVYIEDSFGQVQQFSLSFNNDNNKEE; this is translated from the coding sequence ATGAAACGAAAAGTATTAAACGCAATTTGGGTGACGGAGCTGCTTGCCCTCGCCATGTTTTGCCTGTCTGCTTGTAATCACGAGTTGGATATTCAACAGGCGTACCCGTTCACCGTGGAAACGATGCCCGTGCAGAAGAACATCATCAAAGGACAGACGGTAGAGATACGCTGCACGCTCAAACGGCAGGGTAAGTTTGCAAACACCCGCTATTCCATAAGGTACTTTCAACCCGATGGTAAGGGACGGTTAAAGATGGACGACGGTACAGTCTTCAAGCCCAACGAACGCTATCCGCTCACCAAAGAAAAGTTCAGGCTGTATTACACTTCTCGAACTACCGGCCAACAGGTCATCGACGTGTACATCGAGGATAGCTTCGGTCAGGTGCAGCAATTTTCGCTATCGTTCAATAATGACAACAACAAGGAAGAATAA
- a CDS encoding TraG family conjugative transposon ATPase, producing the protein MLSLLKTVRKFFGEAIVVTQEVDDIIASPIVKESIINNSDCKILLDQRKYMNKFDSIQALLGLTDKEKSQILSINMSNVPSRKYKEVWFGLGGVQSAVYATEVSLEEYYTYTTEESEKLEVLRLTEQLDGNMELAIKQMAERERQGRESL; encoded by the coding sequence GTGCTTAGCCTACTTAAGACCGTCCGCAAGTTTTTCGGTGAAGCTATCGTGGTGACGCAGGAGGTCGATGATATCATCGCCTCGCCTATCGTCAAGGAGAGTATCATTAACAACAGTGATTGTAAGATTCTGCTTGACCAGCGCAAATACATGAATAAGTTCGACAGCATTCAGGCTTTACTCGGCCTGACGGATAAGGAGAAGTCGCAGATCCTTTCCATCAATATGTCGAATGTGCCCAGCCGTAAATATAAGGAGGTGTGGTTTGGGCTGGGCGGTGTACAATCGGCGGTTTATGCCACTGAGGTTAGTTTGGAAGAGTATTACACGTACACGACCGAAGAGTCTGAAAAACTGGAAGTGTTGCGTCTGACCGAACAATTGGACGGCAATATGGAGTTGGCGATTAAACAGATGGCCGAAAGAGAACGGCAAGGCAGGGAAAGCCTGTAA
- a CDS encoding DNA methylase — protein sequence MQVAPQGGIYNYFHSLLPPLSLAPFMPRTPLPSISLFFKGLKTSVRRKKTPMYSFPD from the coding sequence GTGCAAGTAGCTCCTCAAGGGGGGATTTACAACTACTTTCACTCCTTACTGCCACCCCTTTCACTCGCTCCTTTTATGCCAAGAACTCCTCTTCCCTCCATCTCCTTATTTTTCAAAGGTCTCAAGACGTCAGTTCGGCGTAAGAAAACGCCAATGTATTCGTTCCCTGATTAG
- a CDS encoding IS5 family transposase, whose translation MAYQSKNTDEHVTFADALLSKRYRKAQNDFLNQVDRLIDWCPIRTLINKKYTKRQNAIGAPAYDVILLFKMLLLETWYNLSDCALEERINDSITFSRFLGLKMEEVSPDHSTISRFRSALTELGLMDKLLAQFNKQLSRHHISVREGVLVDASLVETPHKPNGSITIEVADDRQDNRSEAEKEAEEDYQKQVVRRRKGTDEEARWVYKQKRYHYGYKKHCPANVQGIVQKVITTAANRSDTKEFIPLLQGANIPQGTAVLADKGYACGENRSYLQTHHLQDGIMHKAQRNRALTEEEKQGNKAIGPIRSTIERTFGSIRRWFHGGRCRYRGLAKTHTQNILESIAFNLYRTPGIIMSSSVG comes from the coding sequence ATGGCATACCAATCCAAGAATACCGATGAACATGTAACATTTGCAGACGCACTCCTTTCAAAGCGTTATCGCAAAGCACAAAACGACTTCCTCAATCAGGTTGACAGGCTTATCGATTGGTGTCCGATCAGGACGCTGATCAACAAGAAATACACGAAGCGACAAAATGCCATCGGCGCCCCGGCTTATGACGTGATTCTCTTATTCAAGATGTTGCTTTTGGAGACATGGTACAACCTCAGTGATTGTGCTTTGGAGGAGCGCATCAATGATTCAATCACCTTTTCCCGATTCTTGGGGCTGAAGATGGAAGAGGTATCTCCCGACCACAGCACCATCAGTCGATTTCGTTCGGCACTGACAGAGTTGGGTCTCATGGACAAACTATTGGCGCAGTTTAACAAACAACTTTCGCGCCATCACATTTCGGTCAGGGAAGGGGTGCTTGTCGATGCAAGCCTTGTGGAGACGCCGCATAAACCCAACGGAAGCATTACGATTGAAGTCGCAGACGACAGGCAAGACAATCGGAGCGAGGCGGAAAAAGAGGCAGAGGAGGATTATCAAAAACAGGTTGTCCGCCGGCGTAAAGGGACGGATGAAGAAGCCCGTTGGGTTTACAAACAAAAGCGTTATCACTACGGATACAAAAAGCATTGTCCGGCCAATGTTCAAGGCATTGTTCAAAAGGTGATAACAACTGCAGCGAACCGCAGTGACACGAAGGAGTTTATTCCGCTATTGCAGGGTGCAAACATACCTCAAGGCACAGCCGTCTTGGCGGACAAAGGATATGCTTGCGGGGAAAATCGTTCCTACCTGCAAACCCATCACCTTCAAGACGGCATTATGCACAAGGCACAACGCAACAGGGCATTGACCGAGGAAGAGAAGCAAGGAAACAAAGCAATCGGTCCGATACGGAGCACCATCGAACGCACCTTTGGCAGTATTCGGCGGTGGTTTCATGGCGGACGATGTCGATACCGGGGACTTGCCAAGACCCATACTCAAAACATTCTTGAAAGCATCGCCTTTAATTTATACAGAACGCCGGGGATAATTATGTCCTCATCCGTAGGATAA
- the traJ gene encoding conjugative transposon protein TraJ yields MNFDNLHQLLANLYQEMLPLCSDMIGVAKGLAGLGALFYVAYRVWQALARAEPIDVFPLLRPFAIGLCILFFPTLVLGSIHAVMSPIVKGSHTVMESQITDVQALQQQKDQLRYEARLREGKAWLVDDEAYDQKMKDLGIMDTPEIIGMWGERLWYDIKTWFREVVRNFFELLFHAAALSIDTIRTFFLIVLSILGPIAFAFSVYDGFQATLTQWLARYIGVYLWLPVADLFSAVLSKIQALMLQQDIALLQDPNYVPDGSNGLYIVFLVIGIVGYFTIPTVAGWIIHSGGAGAYGSAVNKTAGKAGGVASGVAGATLGNVGGRLLGK; encoded by the coding sequence ATGAACTTTGATAATCTGCATCAGCTTCTTGCCAATCTCTATCAGGAGATGTTGCCGCTTTGCTCCGACATGATCGGCGTAGCCAAAGGCTTAGCCGGTCTCGGAGCTTTGTTCTATGTGGCCTACAGGGTTTGGCAGGCACTCGCGCGTGCCGAACCCATCGACGTGTTTCCTTTGTTGCGTCCGTTTGCGATCGGCCTGTGCATCCTGTTTTTTCCGACACTTGTTTTGGGAAGCATTCACGCCGTGATGAGTCCCATCGTCAAAGGATCGCATACCGTCATGGAGAGCCAGATAACCGATGTGCAGGCATTGCAACAACAGAAAGACCAGCTCCGTTACGAAGCCCGGTTGCGGGAAGGTAAAGCGTGGCTGGTCGATGACGAAGCCTATGACCAGAAGATGAAAGACCTGGGTATCATGGATACTCCCGAAATCATCGGTATGTGGGGAGAAAGGCTTTGGTACGACATCAAGACGTGGTTTCGGGAGGTTGTCAGAAACTTTTTCGAACTGCTTTTCCATGCCGCAGCCTTGAGTATCGACACGATACGTACGTTTTTTCTCATCGTACTGTCCATATTAGGGCCGATAGCCTTTGCTTTTTCCGTTTACGACGGATTTCAGGCGACACTCACCCAGTGGTTGGCACGCTACATCGGGGTCTATCTCTGGTTACCCGTGGCCGACCTTTTTTCGGCAGTCCTGTCGAAGATTCAGGCCTTGATGCTGCAACAGGATATTGCTCTGCTGCAAGACCCCAATTACGTTCCCGACGGATCGAACGGCCTTTACATCGTTTTTCTGGTTATCGGAATCGTCGGCTACTTTACGATCCCAACGGTTGCCGGTTGGATTATCCATTCCGGAGGGGCCGGAGCATACGGCAGCGCGGTAAACAAAACGGCAGGCAAGGCCGGAGGGGTGGCAAGCGGAGTCGCGGGAGCCACACTCGGAAATGTAGGAGGCCGGTTGCTCGGTAAGTAA
- a CDS encoding conjugal transfer protein TraO: MKQLVFMFSVLWTLFSTNQAYAQRCLPGMQGIRITGGMVDGMHRLDSRNKLGYSFGLSMATYSKGGHQWVFGAEHLNKYYPYRANRIPVSQFTGEGGYFLNFLSTPGKTLLFSLGASALAGYETSNWGEKTLFDGATLRNKDGFVYGGALTLEMETYLSDRIVLLLTARERVLWGTSTGRFHAQFGAGLKWMIH; this comes from the coding sequence ATGAAACAGCTGGTATTTATGTTCTCGGTTCTGTGGACGTTGTTTTCCACGAATCAGGCTTACGCCCAACGCTGCCTGCCCGGCATGCAGGGCATACGGATAACAGGAGGAATGGTAGACGGTATGCACCGTCTGGATAGCAGGAATAAGTTAGGATATTCTTTCGGACTGTCGATGGCCACATACTCTAAAGGCGGCCATCAGTGGGTCTTTGGCGCAGAGCACCTGAACAAGTATTATCCGTACAGAGCGAATCGAATCCCCGTCAGCCAGTTCACAGGAGAAGGCGGTTACTTCCTGAATTTTCTTTCTACGCCCGGTAAGACGCTGCTGTTTTCGCTCGGAGCATCCGCTCTTGCCGGATACGAAACAAGCAATTGGGGTGAAAAGACGCTCTTCGACGGGGCTACTCTTCGGAACAAAGACGGCTTTGTCTATGGCGGAGCACTCACCCTCGAAATGGAGACGTATTTGTCCGACCGTATCGTGCTGCTTCTGACTGCCCGCGAACGGGTGCTGTGGGGCACATCTACCGGGCGGTTTCATGCGCAATTCGGGGCAGGACTGAAATGGATGATACACTAA
- the traM gene encoding conjugative transposon protein TraM, whose translation MNKEHEGNDPKAEVVEKQKKKADKPGKELTPQEIQKRKKMLVYPLFFLIFAGAMWFIFAPSGNKENTQSDGFNPELPIPKDEAIVGDKREAYEREAMQSKQQEKMRTLQDFSLLTEEEHGDYVTDARVTEANNASGYTDGRNPRNSEGLRSSAHAYQNINRQLSSWYDQPAEEADEQTQLALEYRVQELERQLEEKSSTDQQLDMIEKSYAIAAKYMAASQAKPVTEGEQQGTQSEEAVNTSGKLPQKAVSLPVSQVRPDVVTLLSAPMEDEAFLEQYARPRNMSFITVAGKEDVTEKNSIRASVYRTVTLSNGKELQLRLLESMRAGQFLIPANTILIGSSKLGGERLHITISSIQYADNVIPVELEVYDIDGVQGIFVPNSTEINAAKEIAANMGASTGSNITIGGNAGSQLAADLGRNAMQGISQYIGKKMREVKVTLKAGYKVLLLPKT comes from the coding sequence ATGAATAAAGAACATGAAGGCAACGACCCGAAAGCGGAAGTTGTCGAGAAGCAAAAGAAGAAGGCGGATAAACCCGGAAAGGAGCTTACTCCGCAAGAGATTCAGAAGCGGAAAAAGATGCTGGTTTACCCGCTCTTCTTCCTGATTTTTGCCGGAGCGATGTGGTTCATTTTTGCTCCTTCCGGCAACAAAGAGAATACGCAGTCCGACGGGTTCAATCCCGAACTGCCTATCCCGAAAGATGAAGCCATTGTCGGGGATAAGCGGGAAGCTTACGAACGGGAAGCCATGCAAAGCAAGCAGCAGGAAAAGATGCGTACGCTGCAAGACTTTTCGCTCCTTACGGAAGAAGAACACGGCGATTATGTAACAGATGCCCGTGTAACGGAAGCGAACAACGCATCCGGTTATACGGATGGTCGCAATCCCCGTAATAGCGAAGGCCTCCGCTCTTCGGCACACGCTTATCAGAACATCAACCGTCAATTAAGCAGCTGGTACGACCAACCCGCAGAAGAAGCGGACGAGCAGACACAACTCGCCTTGGAGTATCGTGTTCAGGAGTTAGAAAGGCAATTGGAAGAAAAATCTTCCACCGATCAACAACTTGACATGATTGAGAAGTCCTATGCGATTGCGGCGAAGTATATGGCGGCATCGCAAGCAAAGCCTGTAACGGAGGGTGAACAACAGGGAACACAATCGGAAGAGGCTGTCAATACAAGCGGTAAACTCCCGCAAAAAGCTGTTTCTCTCCCCGTATCGCAAGTACGGCCGGACGTCGTTACCCTGTTATCCGCTCCGATGGAAGACGAAGCGTTTCTGGAACAGTATGCCCGGCCTCGCAATATGAGCTTTATCACCGTTGCCGGAAAGGAAGACGTAACGGAAAAGAACAGCATCCGGGCTTCGGTATATCGCACCGTAACCTTGTCCAACGGCAAAGAGCTACAACTGCGTTTGCTGGAATCGATGAGAGCCGGACAGTTCCTGATACCGGCCAATACGATCCTTATCGGGAGCTCCAAGCTCGGAGGCGAACGCCTGCATATCACCATCAGCTCCATTCAGTATGCCGATAACGTAATCCCGGTCGAACTGGAGGTGTACGACATCGATGGAGTGCAAGGCATTTTTGTTCCTAACTCGACCGAAATCAATGCCGCCAAAGAGATTGCTGCCAACATGGGAGCCTCTACGGGGAGCAACATTACCATCGGGGGAAATGCGGGTTCGCAACTGGCTGCCGATTTGGGACGAAACGCCATGCAGGGCATTTCGCAATACATCGGCAAAAAGATGCGTGAAGTCAAGGTTACATTGAAAGCGGGATACAAAGTATTACTGCTCCCCAAAACATAA
- a CDS encoding TraL conjugative transposon family protein — MIRNSIAILKKRTERYVRSRLEQMSPQSRIRTVLLLLVLFGMLAFYMTVSSLYELGKGKRNISIERIRYLKPESQTDSIKTIKLIPR, encoded by the coding sequence ATGATAAGAAACAGCATCGCAATCCTGAAAAAACGGACGGAACGATACGTACGCTCTCGATTGGAACAGATGTCTCCCCAAAGCCGGATAAGGACGGTACTTCTCCTGCTTGTCCTCTTCGGAATGCTGGCCTTCTACATGACCGTTTCTTCTCTTTATGAGCTGGGAAAAGGCAAGCGGAATATATCGATAGAGCGCATCAGGTATCTGAAACCGGAATCGCAAACAGACAGTATAAAAACAATTAAACTCATTCCACGATGA
- a CDS encoding DUF4141 domain-containing protein, which translates to MKRIILSCLVAALSVCSYQAKAQWVVTDPTNLVQNIISAVQGTSTAANMIKNLNESIKIYKQGKEYYDALKSVHSLIKDARKVKLTIEMVSEITDIYVNGFNKMVSDPNFSPDELTAISTGYAKLLAEGGALVSDLKNIVTKGNGLSLSDKERMDAIDQIYNKMLEYRNLTKYYTRKSISVSYIRAKEKNDMKRVLALYGSPSERYW; encoded by the coding sequence ATGAAACGAATTATTTTATCGTGTCTGGTAGCGGCTCTTTCCGTGTGTTCCTATCAGGCCAAAGCACAGTGGGTGGTAACCGACCCGACCAATTTGGTACAAAACATCATCAGCGCCGTGCAGGGAACTTCTACGGCAGCGAATATGATTAAAAACCTGAATGAAAGCATTAAAATCTACAAGCAGGGAAAAGAGTATTACGACGCGCTGAAGTCCGTACACAGCCTGATTAAAGATGCCCGCAAGGTGAAGCTGACCATCGAAATGGTGAGCGAAATTACGGATATCTACGTGAACGGATTCAACAAGATGGTAAGCGACCCGAATTTTTCTCCCGATGAATTGACGGCGATCTCTACGGGATATGCCAAACTGTTGGCAGAAGGAGGCGCTTTGGTTTCGGACTTGAAAAACATCGTAACCAAGGGCAATGGGCTATCGCTGTCCGACAAGGAGCGGATGGATGCCATCGACCAGATATACAACAAGATGTTGGAGTACCGCAACCTGACGAAGTACTATACCCGGAAAAGTATCTCGGTATCGTACATCCGGGCAAAAGAGAAAAATGACATGAAACGGGTATTGGCGTTGTATGGCAGTCCTTCCGAACGTTACTGGTAA
- a CDS encoding ferritin, which produces MKISENVTKAINDQIKAEMWSSNLYLSMSVHFAQVGYNGFAHWLKKQSLEEMEHAYDMMDYLLKRGGEVKIEAIDAVPQKFGSVLEVFQQVYEHECKVTEMIEAVVRAASEAGDMASQDFFWKYIREQVEEEATAAEIVETIRLSQEQNLIFIDHQLARR; this is translated from the coding sequence ATGAAAATAAGCGAAAACGTAACTAAAGCGATCAATGACCAAATCAAGGCCGAAATGTGGTCTTCAAACCTCTATCTGTCCATGTCTGTGCATTTTGCGCAGGTAGGGTACAACGGCTTTGCTCATTGGCTCAAAAAGCAGAGCCTCGAGGAAATGGAGCACGCCTACGATATGATGGACTACCTCCTGAAGCGTGGCGGTGAGGTGAAGATAGAAGCTATCGATGCCGTGCCCCAGAAGTTCGGCTCTGTATTGGAGGTATTCCAACAGGTGTACGAACACGAGTGCAAAGTGACCGAAATGATCGAGGCTGTCGTAAGGGCTGCTTCCGAAGCCGGAGATATGGCATCACAGGACTTCTTCTGGAAGTATATCCGCGAGCAGGTAGAAGAGGAAGCCACTGCTGCCGAAATCGTCGAAACGATCCGTCTCTCTCAGGAGCAGAATCTGATCTTCATCGATCATCAGCTCGCCCGGAGATAA
- the traK gene encoding conjugative transposon protein TraK, with the protein MEFKSLKNIETSFRQIRMMVFVFVLLCAGITGYSVWSSYSFAEAQRQKIYVLDEGKSLMLALSQDLAQNRPVEAREHVKRFHELFFTLSPDRNAIESNINRALFLVDKSAFRYYQDMQEKGYYNRIVAGNIHQMLRVDSVACNFDTYPYRTTVYATQRIIRASNVTERSLVTRCDLRNSVRSDNNPHGFMMERFEIIANRDIRTIDR; encoded by the coding sequence ATGGAGTTCAAAAGCTTAAAGAATATCGAAACAAGTTTCAGACAAATACGGATGATGGTCTTTGTATTTGTCCTTTTATGTGCCGGAATTACCGGGTATTCGGTTTGGAGTTCCTACTCCTTTGCCGAAGCCCAGCGGCAGAAAATCTATGTATTGGATGAAGGCAAGTCGCTTATGTTGGCGCTTTCGCAGGATTTGGCACAGAACCGTCCGGTCGAAGCCCGTGAGCATGTCAAACGTTTTCACGAACTGTTTTTCACCCTTTCGCCCGACAGAAATGCCATCGAATCGAACATCAACCGGGCCCTCTTTCTGGTCGACAAGAGCGCTTTCCGCTACTATCAGGATATGCAGGAAAAAGGGTATTACAACCGGATTGTGGCCGGCAATATCCATCAGATGCTCCGGGTCGATTCGGTTGCCTGCAACTTCGACACTTATCCCTACAGGACAACGGTCTATGCCACACAGAGGATTATCCGGGCAAGCAACGTAACGGAGCGAAGCCTCGTTACCCGTTGCGACCTGCGTAACTCCGTCCGTAGCGACAATAACCCGCACGGGTTCATGATGGAACGTTTCGAAATCATCGCGAACAGGGATATACGAACCATAGACCGGTAA